Proteins co-encoded in one Sebastes fasciatus isolate fSebFas1 chromosome 11, fSebFas1.pri, whole genome shotgun sequence genomic window:
- the depdc5 gene encoding GATOR1 complex protein DEPDC5 isoform X1, with protein MKTNKSYKLVLHKKGFGGSDDELVVNPKVFPQVTLRDIIEIAHPTDEYSPLLLQVKNLKEDLQKETISVDQTVAQAFKLRAYQDVIVNIVDPKDVTLDLVELTFKDQYIGRGDMWRLKKSLVSTCAYVTQKVEFAGIRAQASELWVKGEKVTCGYISEDTRVVFRSTSAMVYIFIQMSCEMWDFDIYGDLYFEKAVNGFLSDLFAKWKEKNCSHEVTVVLFSRTFYNAKTIEEFPEILRASIRQDHEGRFYEDFYRVVAQNERRDEWTSLLVTIKKLFIQYPVLVRLKEADGFPIGYNSTAAQGNYLEAINLSFNVFDKHYINRNFDRTGQMSVVITPGVGVFEVDRLLMILTKQRMIDNGIGVDLVCMGEQPLHAVPLFKLHNRTTPGDSRVGDDYNLPHWINHSFYTSKSQNSCSSFTPRIKLAGRKLHAEKFKSSKDHTLCAPKDSENSLPIQVDYDAFDAQVFRLPGPSRIQRSTNFRMGRDKESSGRKSWGSVDVSAGIGASPPVRSVGPEEQRSLASDDSLGHVSNMLLIPRMPPAQYEVSSSLGYTSTRELLEKMMDSQRDSSAPGRFTVGSAESTLHIRPGGYTPQRALINPFTPSRMPMKLTSNRRRWMHTFPVGPSGEAIQIHHQTRQNMAELQGSQQRDPSHTSAELLELAYHEATGRRTTSRHAGENGLYVGGGMEELTGSPGSHNNGTLTNRGSTFQDFSLSGADPTLLLSAPPTVPSFCCTVGVDWKSLTTPACLPLTTDYFPDRQALQNDYTEGCYDLLPHSDQERREDEAPVMSASQVFEEFICQRLMQGYQIIVQPNNRKPQPAVATPLGSSPLYSRGLVSLRRAEEEETVYWLSMGRTFHKVCLKDKIITVTRYLPKYPYESAQIQYSYSLCPPHSNAQFVSCWVEFGHERLEEYKWNYLDQYICSAGSEDFSLIDSLKFWRTRFLLLPAGGARRVADGEGHWDVYGEGAGAWMGGNGDWVLLDGFIRFLEGLNRIRRRHRSDRIIRQKGTPMKGLQVTSPLPPYPTEPLAPPQGKKGTSALSALLEMEQNQKTLEEQQQQQQQQQQQQQQQQQQQQQQAKPSTAVSEPSSVATAPTYVDSPRKDAAFILDFIRSPRSSYIYHSQLPAEASEAADKGVQPAVTAGAAAQPAGETAAGSSSTSDTSGQSAAGALSLSSSSTLLEILEAIKHPTTGVQLLPEQKGLPPNCFISAEVVHWLVNNVEGVATQGMAVDIMQKMLDEGVVAHASGDAMRTFVYGFYFYRIAGEKDAPTSQLPSTAAGGWSAAALEDFTLFQRKWFEVAFVLEERRPCDLPAFLLPWLPSRPASYASRHSSFSRSFGGRSQAAALLAATVPEQKTVTLDVDVNNRSDRTEWCSCYYHGNFSLNAAFEIKLHWMAVTAAVLFEMVQGWHRKAASCGFLLVPVLEVPFALTSYLYGDPLRAQLFIPLNIHCLLKNASDNLFEGFEPETYWDRMQLFQEAILYRFGFVHDKFSASAFNFPSENKPQYIHVTGTVFLQLPYSKRKYSSGQQRRRRNSTTSNSQGPYGGEERVGYYWAYNTMLTKAWRTGVLGDERLADRLLRDFTDFCANKDNRLLGFWDSCQEKMNASAP; from the exons ATGAAGACCAATAAGTCCTACAAGCTTGTGCTGCACAAGAAAGGTTTTGGTGGAAGTG ATGACGAGCTGGTTGTCAACCCAAAAGTTTTCCCTCAAGTCACTTTAAGGGATATAATCGAGATCGCACACCCGACAGATGAATACAG TCCTCTCCTGCTGCAAGTGAAGAACCTAAAAGAGGACCTCCAGAAAG AGACAATCAGTGTGGACCAGACTGTAGCACAAGCCTTCAAGCTGCGTGCTTACCAGGATGTCATCGTTAACATTGTCGACCCAAAG GATGTAACACTGGACCTGGTGGAGCTGACATTCAAGGACCAGTACATCGGTCGAGGAGACATGTGGAGACTAAAGAAGAGTCTG GTGAGCACATGTGCTTATGTGACGCAGAAAGTGGAGTTTGCAGGAATCAG AGCCCAGGCCAGTGAACTGTGGGTGAAGGGAGAGAAGGTGACCTGTGGGTACATCAGTGAAGACACCAGG GTGGTGTTCAGATCCACGTCTGCGATGGTGTACATCTTTATCCAGATGAGCTGTGAGATGTGGGACTTTGACATCTACG GTGATCTCTACTTTGAGAAGGCTGTGAATGGTTTCCTGTCGGATCTTTTCGCCAAGTGGAAg GAGAAGAACTGCAGTCATGAGGTGACGGTTGTACTTTTCTCACGTACCTTCTACAATGCCAAAACTATCG AGGAATTTCCTGAGATTCTGAGAGCGTCCATCAGGCAGGATCACGAGGGACGTTTCTATGAAGACTTTTACAG GGTCGTGGCTCAGAATGAGAGACGGGATGAGTGGACATCACTACTGGTCACCATCAAGAAGCTCTTCATTCAGTATCCTGTCCTGGTGCGGCTGAAAGAAGCAG ATGGTTTTCCTATTGGTTACAACTCAACTGCTGCTCAAGGAAACTACCTGGAGGCCATTAACCTTTCCTTCAATG TGTTCGACAAGCACTACATCAACCGTAACTTTGACCGCACCGGCCAGATGTCAGTGGTCATCACACCCGGGGTGGGAGTGTTTGAAGTCGACCGTCTGCTCATGATCCTCACCAAACAGCGTATGATTGACAACG GTATCGGCGTAGACTTGGTGTGTATGGGGGAGCAGCCTTTGCACGCGGTACCATTATTCAAG CTGCACAACAGGACCACACCTGGAGACTCTCGTGTGGGAGACGACTATAACCTTCCTCACTGGATCAACCACAG CTTCTACACCTCCAAAAGTCAGAACTCTTGCAGCTCCTTCACCCCTCGAATCAAACTGGCCGGTCGCAAG CTTCATGCTGAGAAATTCAAGAGCAGCAAGGACCACA CTCTCTGTGCACCAAAGGACTCTGAGAACAGCCTTCCTATTCAGGTGGACTACGACGCCTTTGACGCTCAGGTGTTCAGACTGCCTGGTCCTTCACGGATTCAGAGGAGCACCAACTTCAG GATGGGTCGAGACAAAGAGTCGAGCGGGAGGAAGAGCTGGGGCTCGGTGGACGTCAGCGCAGGCATAGGCGCGTCCCCTCCTGTTCGCTCTGTAGGTCCGGAGGAACAGCGCAGCCTGGCCTCTGATGATAGTCTGGGCCATGTGTCCAACATGCTGCTTATACCCCGCATGCCTCCCGCCCAGTATGAGGTCAGCAGCTCCCTGGGATACACCAGCACCAGAG AGTTGTTGGAGAAGATGATGGACTCTCAGCGGGACTCCAGTGCCCCGGGCAGGTTCACAGTGGGGAGTGCTGAGTCCACCCTGCACATCCGTCCAGGAGGTTACACTCCTCAGAGAGCCCTCATCAACCCCTTCACCCCGTCCAGGATGCCCATGAAACTCACCTCCAACCGGCGGCGGTGGATGCACACCTTCCCTGTCG GTCCTTCTGGAGAGGCCATCCAGATCCACCACCAGACCAGGCAGAATATGGCTGAACTGCAGGGCAGCCAGCAGAGAGATCCCTCCCACACCTCCgctgagctgctggagctggcCTACCACGAGGCCACTGGAAG GCGAACAACGTCGAGGCACGCAGGAGAGAACGGTCTTTACGTcgggggagggatggaggagttGACTGGAAGTCCAGGGAGCCACAACAACG GAACTCTGACCAACCGCGGATCCACGTTTCAAGACTTCTCCCTCAGCGGCGCCGATCCAA CCCTGCTGCTGTCTGCACCCCCGACAGTGCCCAGCTTCTGCTGCACAGTGGGGGTGGACTGGAAGTCTCTGACCACTCCGGCCTGCCTGCCCCTCACCACCGACTACTTCCCCGACCGCCAGGCGCTACAGAACGACTACACCGAAGGCTGCTACGACCTGCTGCCGCACAGCGACCAGGAGAG GCGGGAAGACGAAGCTCCAGTGATGAGTGCGTCTCAAGTGTTTGAGGAGTTTATCTGTCAGCGGTTGATGCAGGGATACCAGATCATCGTCCAGCCCAACAACAGGAAACCTCAGCCCGCTGTGGCCACACCGCTCGGCAGCAGTCCTCTTTACTCCAGAG GGTTGGTCTCTCTGCGtcgagcagaggaggaggagaccgtTTACTGGCTCAGTATGGGCCGGACGTTCCACAAAGTGTGCCTCAAGGACAAGATTATCACAGTCACTCGCTACCTGCCCAA gtATCCGTATGAGTCGGCACAGATCCAGTACAGTTACAGCCTGTGCCCTCCGCACTCTAATGCTCAGTTTGTGTCCTGCTGGGTGGAGTTCGGCCACGAGAGGCTGGAGGAATATAAGTGGAACTACCTGGACCAGTACATCTGCTCTGCTGGCTCGGAGGACTTCAG TTTGATCGACTCTCTGAAGTTCTGGAGGACTCGCTTCCTCCTGCTGCCAGCCGGAGGAGCTCGGCGGGTGGCGGACGGGGAGGGCCACTGGGATGTTTACGGGGAGGGAGCAGGCGCTTGGATGGGTGGCAACGGGGACTGGGTGCTGCTGGATGGCTTCATCCGCTTCCTGGAGGGACTCAACCGCATTCGGCGTCGCCATCGCTCCGACAGGATCATCAGA CAGAAGGGCACACCAATGAAAGGACTGCAGGTCACCAGTCCTCTCCCTCCGTACCCTACCGAGCCGTTGGCGCCCCCACAAGGCAAGAAAGGCACATCGGCTCTGTCAGCCTTACTGGAGATGGAGCAGAACCAGAA GActctggaggagcagcagcagcagcagcaacagcaacagcagcagcagcagcagcaacagcagcagcaacagcagcaggcaAAGccctcaacagctgtcagtgagccCTCGAGTGTTGCCACAGCTCCCACATACGTAGACAGCCCCCGCAAG GACGCTGCCTTTATTTTGGATTTTATACGTAGCCCTCGCTCCTCCTACATCTATCACTCTCAG TTGCCTGCTGAGGCCAGCGAGGCTGCAGATAAAGGAGTCCAGCCAGCAGTGACAGCCGGAGCGGCAGCACAGCCTGCAGGAgagaccgcagccggcagcagcagcacctcagACACCAG TGGGCAGTCTGCAGCGGGAGCCCTTTCTCTGTCCTCTTCCTCAACACTCCTGGAGATCCTGGAGGCCATCAAACATCCCAC GACAGGTGTACAGCTGCTGCCGGAGCAGAAAGGCCTACCACCCAACTGCTTTATTAGCGCAGAGGTTGTTCATTGGCTGGTCAACAATGTGGAGGGCGTGGCCACACAGGGGATGGCTGTGGATATCATGCAG AAAATGCTGGATGAAGGCGTGGTGGCCCACGCTTCTGGAGATGCCATGCGCACCTTCGTCTACGGATTCTACTTCTACAGGATAGCAGGAGAGAAGGATG CCCCGACCTCCCAGCTTCCCTCCACGGCGGCCGGAGGCTGGTCCGCCGCGGCGCTGGAGGACTTTACTCTGTTCCAGAGGAAGTGGTTCGAGGTGGCGTTTGTGCTGGAGGAGCGGCGACCGTGCGACCTCCCGGCCTTCCTCCTGCCCTGGCTGCCCAGCCGGCCGGCTTCCTACGCAAGTAGGCACAGCTCCTTCAGCCGCAGCTTTGGAGGACGCAGCCAGGCCGCCGCACTGCTAG CTGCTACGGTCCCGGAGCAGAAGACGGTCACGCTGGACGTGGACGTCAACAACCGCAGTGACCGGACCGAATGGTGCAGCTGTTATTACCACGGGAACTTCTCCCTCAACGCTGCCTTCGAGATCAAGCTGCACTGGATGGCTGTCACTGCTGCAGTGCTCTTTGAGATG GTTCAAGGGTGGCACAGGAAGGCAGCGTCCTGCGGCTTCCTGTTGGTCCCTGTGCTGGAGGTTCCTTTCGCTCTGACGTCCTACCTGTACGGAGATCCGCTGAGAGCCCAGCTCTTCATCCCTCTGAACATCCACTGCCTGCTGAAGAACGCCAGCGACAACCTGTTCGAAG GTTTTGAACCAGAGACGTACTGGGACAGGATGCAGCTCTTTCAGGAGGCCATACTCtacag ATTCGGCTTCGTGCACGACAAGTTTTCTGCTTCTGCTTTTAATTTCCCCTCCGAGAACAAGCCCCAGTACATCCACGTGACAG GCACCGTGTTCCTGCAGCTGCCGTACTCCAAGAGGAAGTACTCGAGCGGGCAGCAGCGCAGACGCAGGAACTCCACCACCTCCAACAGCCAGGGGCCGTACGGCGGCGAGGAGCGTGTCGGTTACTACTGGGCCTACAACACCATGCTGACCAAGGCCTGGAGGACGGGCGTGCTGGGCGACGAGAGGCTCGCCGACCGCCTGCTCAGAGACTTCACGGACTTCTGCGCCAACAAGGACAACAGACTGCTTGGCTTTTGGGACAGCTGCCAGGAGAAAATGAACGCCAGCGCGCCCTGA
- the depdc5 gene encoding GATOR1 complex protein DEPDC5 isoform X7, which translates to MKTNKSYKLVLHKKGFGGSDDELVVNPKVFPQVTLRDIIEIAHPTDEYSPLLLQVKNLKEDLQKETISVDQTVAQAFKLRAYQDVIVNIVDPKDVTLDLVELTFKDQYIGRGDMWRLKKSLVSTCAYVTQKVEFAGIRAQASELWVKGEKVTCGYISEDTRVVFRSTSAMVYIFIQMSCEMWDFDIYGDLYFEKAVNGFLSDLFAKWKEKNCSHEVTVVLFSRTFYNAKTIEEFPEILRASIRQDHEGRFYEDFYRVVAQNERRDEWTSLLVTIKKLFIQYPVLVRLKEADGFPIGYNSTAAQGNYLEAINLSFNVFDKHYINRNFDRTGQMSVVITPGVGVFEVDRLLMILTKQRMIDNGIGVDLVCMGEQPLHAVPLFKLHNRTTPGDSRVGDDYNLPHWINHSFYTSKSQNSCSSFTPRIKLAGRKLHAEKFKSSKDHTLCAPKDSENSLPIQVDYDAFDAQVFRLPGPSRIQRSTNFRMGRDKESSGRKSWGSVDVSAGIGASPPVRSVGPEEQRSLASDDSLGHVSNMLLIPRMPPAQYEVSSSLGYTSTRELLEKMMDSQRDSSAPGRFTVGSAESTLHIRPGGYTPQRALINPFTPSRMPMKLTSNRRRWMHTFPVGPSGEAIQIHHQTRQNMAELQGSQQRDPSHTSAELLELAYHEATGRRTTSRHAGENGLYVGGGMEELTGSPGSHNNGTLTNRGSTFQDFSLSGADPTLLLSAPPTVPSFCCTVGVDWKSLTTPACLPLTTDYFPDRQALQNDYTEGCYDLLPHSDQERREDEAPVMSASQVFEEFICQRLMQGYQIIVQPNNRKPQPAVATPLGSSPLYSRGLVSLRRAEEEETVYWLSMGRTFHKVCLKDKIITVTRYLPKYPYESAQIQYSYSLCPPHSNAQFVSCWVEFGHERLEEYKWNYLDQYICSAGSEDFSLIDSLKFWRTRFLLLPAGGARRVADGEGHWDVYGEGAGAWMGGNGDWVLLDGFIRFLEGLNRIRRRHRSDRIIRQKGTPMKGLQVTSPLPPYPTEPLAPPQGKKGTSALSALLEMEQNQKTLEEQQQQQQQQQQAKPSTAVSEPSSVATAPTYVDSPRKLPAEASEAADKGVQPAVTAGAAAQPAGETAAGSSSTSDTSGQSAAGALSLSSSSTLLEILEAIKHPTTGVQLLPEQKGLPPNCFISAEVVHWLVNNVEGVATQGMAVDIMQKMLDEGVVAHASGDAMRTFVYGFYFYRIAGEKDAPTSQLPSTAAGGWSAAALEDFTLFQRKWFEVAFVLEERRPCDLPAFLLPWLPSRPASYASRHSSFSRSFGGRSQAAALLAATVPEQKTVTLDVDVNNRSDRTEWCSCYYHGNFSLNAAFEIKLHWMAVTAAVLFEMVQGWHRKAASCGFLLVPVLEVPFALTSYLYGDPLRAQLFIPLNIHCLLKNASDNLFEGFEPETYWDRMQLFQEAILYRFGFVHDKFSASAFNFPSENKPQYIHVTGTVFLQLPYSKRKYSSGQQRRRRNSTTSNSQGPYGGEERVGYYWAYNTMLTKAWRTGVLGDERLADRLLRDFTDFCANKDNRLLGFWDSCQEKMNASAP; encoded by the exons ATGAAGACCAATAAGTCCTACAAGCTTGTGCTGCACAAGAAAGGTTTTGGTGGAAGTG ATGACGAGCTGGTTGTCAACCCAAAAGTTTTCCCTCAAGTCACTTTAAGGGATATAATCGAGATCGCACACCCGACAGATGAATACAG TCCTCTCCTGCTGCAAGTGAAGAACCTAAAAGAGGACCTCCAGAAAG AGACAATCAGTGTGGACCAGACTGTAGCACAAGCCTTCAAGCTGCGTGCTTACCAGGATGTCATCGTTAACATTGTCGACCCAAAG GATGTAACACTGGACCTGGTGGAGCTGACATTCAAGGACCAGTACATCGGTCGAGGAGACATGTGGAGACTAAAGAAGAGTCTG GTGAGCACATGTGCTTATGTGACGCAGAAAGTGGAGTTTGCAGGAATCAG AGCCCAGGCCAGTGAACTGTGGGTGAAGGGAGAGAAGGTGACCTGTGGGTACATCAGTGAAGACACCAGG GTGGTGTTCAGATCCACGTCTGCGATGGTGTACATCTTTATCCAGATGAGCTGTGAGATGTGGGACTTTGACATCTACG GTGATCTCTACTTTGAGAAGGCTGTGAATGGTTTCCTGTCGGATCTTTTCGCCAAGTGGAAg GAGAAGAACTGCAGTCATGAGGTGACGGTTGTACTTTTCTCACGTACCTTCTACAATGCCAAAACTATCG AGGAATTTCCTGAGATTCTGAGAGCGTCCATCAGGCAGGATCACGAGGGACGTTTCTATGAAGACTTTTACAG GGTCGTGGCTCAGAATGAGAGACGGGATGAGTGGACATCACTACTGGTCACCATCAAGAAGCTCTTCATTCAGTATCCTGTCCTGGTGCGGCTGAAAGAAGCAG ATGGTTTTCCTATTGGTTACAACTCAACTGCTGCTCAAGGAAACTACCTGGAGGCCATTAACCTTTCCTTCAATG TGTTCGACAAGCACTACATCAACCGTAACTTTGACCGCACCGGCCAGATGTCAGTGGTCATCACACCCGGGGTGGGAGTGTTTGAAGTCGACCGTCTGCTCATGATCCTCACCAAACAGCGTATGATTGACAACG GTATCGGCGTAGACTTGGTGTGTATGGGGGAGCAGCCTTTGCACGCGGTACCATTATTCAAG CTGCACAACAGGACCACACCTGGAGACTCTCGTGTGGGAGACGACTATAACCTTCCTCACTGGATCAACCACAG CTTCTACACCTCCAAAAGTCAGAACTCTTGCAGCTCCTTCACCCCTCGAATCAAACTGGCCGGTCGCAAG CTTCATGCTGAGAAATTCAAGAGCAGCAAGGACCACA CTCTCTGTGCACCAAAGGACTCTGAGAACAGCCTTCCTATTCAGGTGGACTACGACGCCTTTGACGCTCAGGTGTTCAGACTGCCTGGTCCTTCACGGATTCAGAGGAGCACCAACTTCAG GATGGGTCGAGACAAAGAGTCGAGCGGGAGGAAGAGCTGGGGCTCGGTGGACGTCAGCGCAGGCATAGGCGCGTCCCCTCCTGTTCGCTCTGTAGGTCCGGAGGAACAGCGCAGCCTGGCCTCTGATGATAGTCTGGGCCATGTGTCCAACATGCTGCTTATACCCCGCATGCCTCCCGCCCAGTATGAGGTCAGCAGCTCCCTGGGATACACCAGCACCAGAG AGTTGTTGGAGAAGATGATGGACTCTCAGCGGGACTCCAGTGCCCCGGGCAGGTTCACAGTGGGGAGTGCTGAGTCCACCCTGCACATCCGTCCAGGAGGTTACACTCCTCAGAGAGCCCTCATCAACCCCTTCACCCCGTCCAGGATGCCCATGAAACTCACCTCCAACCGGCGGCGGTGGATGCACACCTTCCCTGTCG GTCCTTCTGGAGAGGCCATCCAGATCCACCACCAGACCAGGCAGAATATGGCTGAACTGCAGGGCAGCCAGCAGAGAGATCCCTCCCACACCTCCgctgagctgctggagctggcCTACCACGAGGCCACTGGAAG GCGAACAACGTCGAGGCACGCAGGAGAGAACGGTCTTTACGTcgggggagggatggaggagttGACTGGAAGTCCAGGGAGCCACAACAACG GAACTCTGACCAACCGCGGATCCACGTTTCAAGACTTCTCCCTCAGCGGCGCCGATCCAA CCCTGCTGCTGTCTGCACCCCCGACAGTGCCCAGCTTCTGCTGCACAGTGGGGGTGGACTGGAAGTCTCTGACCACTCCGGCCTGCCTGCCCCTCACCACCGACTACTTCCCCGACCGCCAGGCGCTACAGAACGACTACACCGAAGGCTGCTACGACCTGCTGCCGCACAGCGACCAGGAGAG GCGGGAAGACGAAGCTCCAGTGATGAGTGCGTCTCAAGTGTTTGAGGAGTTTATCTGTCAGCGGTTGATGCAGGGATACCAGATCATCGTCCAGCCCAACAACAGGAAACCTCAGCCCGCTGTGGCCACACCGCTCGGCAGCAGTCCTCTTTACTCCAGAG GGTTGGTCTCTCTGCGtcgagcagaggaggaggagaccgtTTACTGGCTCAGTATGGGCCGGACGTTCCACAAAGTGTGCCTCAAGGACAAGATTATCACAGTCACTCGCTACCTGCCCAA gtATCCGTATGAGTCGGCACAGATCCAGTACAGTTACAGCCTGTGCCCTCCGCACTCTAATGCTCAGTTTGTGTCCTGCTGGGTGGAGTTCGGCCACGAGAGGCTGGAGGAATATAAGTGGAACTACCTGGACCAGTACATCTGCTCTGCTGGCTCGGAGGACTTCAG TTTGATCGACTCTCTGAAGTTCTGGAGGACTCGCTTCCTCCTGCTGCCAGCCGGAGGAGCTCGGCGGGTGGCGGACGGGGAGGGCCACTGGGATGTTTACGGGGAGGGAGCAGGCGCTTGGATGGGTGGCAACGGGGACTGGGTGCTGCTGGATGGCTTCATCCGCTTCCTGGAGGGACTCAACCGCATTCGGCGTCGCCATCGCTCCGACAGGATCATCAGA CAGAAGGGCACACCAATGAAAGGACTGCAGGTCACCAGTCCTCTCCCTCCGTACCCTACCGAGCCGTTGGCGCCCCCACAAGGCAAGAAAGGCACATCGGCTCTGTCAGCCTTACTGGAGATGGAGCAGAACCAGAA GActctggaggagcagcagcagcagcagcaacagca gcagcaggcaAAGccctcaacagctgtcagtgagccCTCGAGTGTTGCCACAGCTCCCACATACGTAGACAGCCCCCGCAAG TTGCCTGCTGAGGCCAGCGAGGCTGCAGATAAAGGAGTCCAGCCAGCAGTGACAGCCGGAGCGGCAGCACAGCCTGCAGGAgagaccgcagccggcagcagcagcacctcagACACCAG TGGGCAGTCTGCAGCGGGAGCCCTTTCTCTGTCCTCTTCCTCAACACTCCTGGAGATCCTGGAGGCCATCAAACATCCCAC GACAGGTGTACAGCTGCTGCCGGAGCAGAAAGGCCTACCACCCAACTGCTTTATTAGCGCAGAGGTTGTTCATTGGCTGGTCAACAATGTGGAGGGCGTGGCCACACAGGGGATGGCTGTGGATATCATGCAG AAAATGCTGGATGAAGGCGTGGTGGCCCACGCTTCTGGAGATGCCATGCGCACCTTCGTCTACGGATTCTACTTCTACAGGATAGCAGGAGAGAAGGATG CCCCGACCTCCCAGCTTCCCTCCACGGCGGCCGGAGGCTGGTCCGCCGCGGCGCTGGAGGACTTTACTCTGTTCCAGAGGAAGTGGTTCGAGGTGGCGTTTGTGCTGGAGGAGCGGCGACCGTGCGACCTCCCGGCCTTCCTCCTGCCCTGGCTGCCCAGCCGGCCGGCTTCCTACGCAAGTAGGCACAGCTCCTTCAGCCGCAGCTTTGGAGGACGCAGCCAGGCCGCCGCACTGCTAG CTGCTACGGTCCCGGAGCAGAAGACGGTCACGCTGGACGTGGACGTCAACAACCGCAGTGACCGGACCGAATGGTGCAGCTGTTATTACCACGGGAACTTCTCCCTCAACGCTGCCTTCGAGATCAAGCTGCACTGGATGGCTGTCACTGCTGCAGTGCTCTTTGAGATG GTTCAAGGGTGGCACAGGAAGGCAGCGTCCTGCGGCTTCCTGTTGGTCCCTGTGCTGGAGGTTCCTTTCGCTCTGACGTCCTACCTGTACGGAGATCCGCTGAGAGCCCAGCTCTTCATCCCTCTGAACATCCACTGCCTGCTGAAGAACGCCAGCGACAACCTGTTCGAAG GTTTTGAACCAGAGACGTACTGGGACAGGATGCAGCTCTTTCAGGAGGCCATACTCtacag ATTCGGCTTCGTGCACGACAAGTTTTCTGCTTCTGCTTTTAATTTCCCCTCCGAGAACAAGCCCCAGTACATCCACGTGACAG GCACCGTGTTCCTGCAGCTGCCGTACTCCAAGAGGAAGTACTCGAGCGGGCAGCAGCGCAGACGCAGGAACTCCACCACCTCCAACAGCCAGGGGCCGTACGGCGGCGAGGAGCGTGTCGGTTACTACTGGGCCTACAACACCATGCTGACCAAGGCCTGGAGGACGGGCGTGCTGGGCGACGAGAGGCTCGCCGACCGCCTGCTCAGAGACTTCACGGACTTCTGCGCCAACAAGGACAACAGACTGCTTGGCTTTTGGGACAGCTGCCAGGAGAAAATGAACGCCAGCGCGCCCTGA